A genomic region of Nymphaea colorata isolate Beijing-Zhang1983 chromosome 2, ASM883128v2, whole genome shotgun sequence contains the following coding sequences:
- the LOC116247027 gene encoding probable tetraacyldisaccharide 4'-kinase, mitochondrial isoform X3, whose translation MGAHYVEKLKRMMTQIALTPNESSSSLSMFQKSLMPILSVASSMYQVSLLVRQQLYTTGVFNQARLPLPVISVGNLTWGGNGKTPMVEFIARHFVEDGICSLILTRGYGGGDEANMLQRHLVGTHAKIGIGANRVATASSFLSRYGYVNKFSAPCRRQKDNIDHGGKIGAVILDDGMQHLRLARNLDILMINGMMPWGNGRLIPCGPLREPLTALRRVHIAVIHNANMVPDSQLEMIVSQLMKIKQSLPIFFSRLDPSHFFNLQQPSLILPLTTVQNMAVLCVSAVGFANAFVQTIKKLGASYVDRMDFTDHHSFTDMDIHLITEKVKQLERQFAAKPLVVVTEKLRF comes from the exons ATGGGAGCTCATTACGTGGAGAAACTCAAAAGGATGATGACTCAGATAGCCCTTACTCCTAATGAATCTTCCTCCTCGCTCTCTATGTTCCAAAAATCTTTGATGCCTATCCTTTCTGTAGCCTCTTCGATGTACCAAGTCTCCCTGCTTGTTAGACAGCAACTTTACACAACGGGTGTCTTCAACCAAGCCAG GTTGCCTCTTCCTGTTATTAGCGTTGGAAATCTCACATGGGGGGGAAACGGAAAGACGCCGATGGTGGAATTTATAGCTCGCCACTTTGTTGAAGATGGCATTTGTTCTCTCATCCTCACAAGG GGTTATGGTGGTGGAGATGAAGCTAACATGCTTCAAAGGCATCTTGTTGGGACTCATGCTAAGATTGGCATAGGAGCAAATAGAGTTGCCACGGCTTCTAGTTTCTTAAGCAGATACGGCTATGTAAATAAGTTTTCTGCACCCTGCAGAAGGCAAAAGGATAACATTGATCATGGTGGCAAAATTGGTGCTGTGATCTTGGATGATGGAATGCAG CATTTGAGATTGGCAAGGAATCTGGATATTCTGATGATCAATGGCATGATGCCTTGGGGAAATGGCCGACTGATTCCATGTGGACCTCTTAGAGAGCCTCTTACTGCACTCAGAAGAGTCCACATTGCAGTGATTCACAATGCAAATATG GTTCCAGATAGTCAGCTTGAAATGATAGTATCACAGCTGATGAAGATAAAGCAATCACTTCCCATTTTCTTTAGCAGATTGGATCCttctcattttttcaatttgcaGCAACCTTCTCTCATTTTACCACTAACAACAGTACAGAATATGGCTGTATTATGCGTTTCTGCTGTTGGGTTTGCAAATGCCTTTGTGCAAACCATAAAAAAG TTGGGAGCATCATACGTAGATAGAATGGATTTCACAGACCACCATTCTTTTACAGATATG gacattcatttgattacTGAAAAGGTCAAACAATTGGAACGTCAGTTTGCTGCCAAGCCGCTCGTGGTGGTGACTGAGAAG CTTCGCTTCTAA
- the LOC116247027 gene encoding probable tetraacyldisaccharide 4'-kinase, mitochondrial isoform X1, which produces MGAHYVEKLKRMMTQIALTPNESSSSLSMFQKSLMPILSVASSMYQVSLLVRQQLYTTGVFNQARLPLPVISVGNLTWGGNGKTPMVEFIARHFVEDGICSLILTRGYGGGDEANMLQRHLVGTHAKIGIGANRVATASSFLSRYGYVNKFSAPCRRQKDNIDHGGKIGAVILDDGMQHLRLARNLDILMINGMMPWGNGRLIPCGPLREPLTALRRVHIAVIHNANMVPDSQLEMIVSQLMKIKQSLPIFFSRLDPSHFFNLQQPSLILPLTTVQNMAVLCVSAVGFANAFVQTIKKLGASYVDRMDFTDHHSFTDMDIHLITEKVKQLERQFAAKPLVVVTEKDYYRDQLALTKINQVNVLVLCSSLNIIEQHGQSQDSFMRLLRSFIDC; this is translated from the exons ATGGGAGCTCATTACGTGGAGAAACTCAAAAGGATGATGACTCAGATAGCCCTTACTCCTAATGAATCTTCCTCCTCGCTCTCTATGTTCCAAAAATCTTTGATGCCTATCCTTTCTGTAGCCTCTTCGATGTACCAAGTCTCCCTGCTTGTTAGACAGCAACTTTACACAACGGGTGTCTTCAACCAAGCCAG GTTGCCTCTTCCTGTTATTAGCGTTGGAAATCTCACATGGGGGGGAAACGGAAAGACGCCGATGGTGGAATTTATAGCTCGCCACTTTGTTGAAGATGGCATTTGTTCTCTCATCCTCACAAGG GGTTATGGTGGTGGAGATGAAGCTAACATGCTTCAAAGGCATCTTGTTGGGACTCATGCTAAGATTGGCATAGGAGCAAATAGAGTTGCCACGGCTTCTAGTTTCTTAAGCAGATACGGCTATGTAAATAAGTTTTCTGCACCCTGCAGAAGGCAAAAGGATAACATTGATCATGGTGGCAAAATTGGTGCTGTGATCTTGGATGATGGAATGCAG CATTTGAGATTGGCAAGGAATCTGGATATTCTGATGATCAATGGCATGATGCCTTGGGGAAATGGCCGACTGATTCCATGTGGACCTCTTAGAGAGCCTCTTACTGCACTCAGAAGAGTCCACATTGCAGTGATTCACAATGCAAATATG GTTCCAGATAGTCAGCTTGAAATGATAGTATCACAGCTGATGAAGATAAAGCAATCACTTCCCATTTTCTTTAGCAGATTGGATCCttctcattttttcaatttgcaGCAACCTTCTCTCATTTTACCACTAACAACAGTACAGAATATGGCTGTATTATGCGTTTCTGCTGTTGGGTTTGCAAATGCCTTTGTGCAAACCATAAAAAAG TTGGGAGCATCATACGTAGATAGAATGGATTTCACAGACCACCATTCTTTTACAGATATG gacattcatttgattacTGAAAAGGTCAAACAATTGGAACGTCAGTTTGCTGCCAAGCCGCTCGTGGTGGTGACTGAGAAG GATTATTATCGCGACCAACTGGCGCTTACCAAGATTAACCAAGTGAATGTTCTAGTTCTTTGCTCATCATTGAACATCATCGAGCAACATGGTCAATCGCAAGATAGCTTCATGAGATTGCTGAGAAGCTTCATAGACTGCTGA
- the LOC116247027 gene encoding probable tetraacyldisaccharide 4'-kinase, mitochondrial isoform X2, with protein sequence MGAHYVEKLKRMMTQIALTPNESSSSLSMFQKSLMPILSVASSMYQVSLLVRQQLYTTGVFNQARLPLPVISVGNLTWGGNGKTPMVEFIARHFVEDGICSLILTRGYGGGDEANMLQRHLVGTHAKIGIGANRVATASSFLSRYGYVNKFSAPCRRQKDNIDHGGKIGAVILDDGMQHLRLARNLDILMINGMMPWGNGRLIPCGPLREPLTALRRVHIAVIHNANMVPDSQLEMIVSQLMKIKQSLPIFFSRLDPSHFFNLQQPSLILPLTTVQNMAVLCVSAVGFANAFVQTIKKLGASYVDRMDFTDHHSFTDMDIHLITEKVKQLERQFAAKPLVVVTEKVLVCFLLPNGKRRFYEVMYGKRFYDIFIDVSHT encoded by the exons ATGGGAGCTCATTACGTGGAGAAACTCAAAAGGATGATGACTCAGATAGCCCTTACTCCTAATGAATCTTCCTCCTCGCTCTCTATGTTCCAAAAATCTTTGATGCCTATCCTTTCTGTAGCCTCTTCGATGTACCAAGTCTCCCTGCTTGTTAGACAGCAACTTTACACAACGGGTGTCTTCAACCAAGCCAG GTTGCCTCTTCCTGTTATTAGCGTTGGAAATCTCACATGGGGGGGAAACGGAAAGACGCCGATGGTGGAATTTATAGCTCGCCACTTTGTTGAAGATGGCATTTGTTCTCTCATCCTCACAAGG GGTTATGGTGGTGGAGATGAAGCTAACATGCTTCAAAGGCATCTTGTTGGGACTCATGCTAAGATTGGCATAGGAGCAAATAGAGTTGCCACGGCTTCTAGTTTCTTAAGCAGATACGGCTATGTAAATAAGTTTTCTGCACCCTGCAGAAGGCAAAAGGATAACATTGATCATGGTGGCAAAATTGGTGCTGTGATCTTGGATGATGGAATGCAG CATTTGAGATTGGCAAGGAATCTGGATATTCTGATGATCAATGGCATGATGCCTTGGGGAAATGGCCGACTGATTCCATGTGGACCTCTTAGAGAGCCTCTTACTGCACTCAGAAGAGTCCACATTGCAGTGATTCACAATGCAAATATG GTTCCAGATAGTCAGCTTGAAATGATAGTATCACAGCTGATGAAGATAAAGCAATCACTTCCCATTTTCTTTAGCAGATTGGATCCttctcattttttcaatttgcaGCAACCTTCTCTCATTTTACCACTAACAACAGTACAGAATATGGCTGTATTATGCGTTTCTGCTGTTGGGTTTGCAAATGCCTTTGTGCAAACCATAAAAAAG TTGGGAGCATCATACGTAGATAGAATGGATTTCACAGACCACCATTCTTTTACAGATATG gacattcatttgattacTGAAAAGGTCAAACAATTGGAACGTCAGTTTGCTGCCAAGCCGCTCGTGGTGGTGACTGAGAAG GTTTTAGTTTGTTTCCTGCTTCCAAATGGGAAGAGAAGATTCTATGAAGTTATGTATGGCAAACGATTCTATGACATTTTCATTGATGTATCACATACATAA